GTACAATGCTCCGAATGTTCCAAAGTATACGAATTATGACCCTGAAACAACAAGCTACGGCTCATCGAGGCTTCAGGGAATTGAAGTTACTGCAGCGCCAACAGCCAAAAGATATGGCTTTAAACTTAATTTAACTTTTTAAAAAAAAATATATGAAAATTTCAAAGAAAATATATCGCAACAAAAGTAAGATCTTTCTTTTGGCGGGCACATTGGCTTTTCTGAGTTGCCAGGATTATCTTGACGTAGATACCGATAAGGACAACTCCACCGATGCACCATTAAGCTTACTGTTGACCAATATTGAAGTAAGTGTTGATAATACAACCGACTTCCTTAATTACACCGGGGATATACTGCAGGTATATACACACCAAATGGTTGTAAGGGAAGAACAGGATCAATATGGGACAAAGGTCAATAACATTAATGTCCTTAATGAATGGAATAACACTTATCTGACACTTACAAACATTGAATCCCTTATAAACCAGGCAACTGAATCAGGAGATATGGTATATGTGGGGATCGCGCAGTTGCAAAAAGCATACCTAATGTCTGTTGCAGTTGATTTATGGGGAGATGTACCATTCACCGAAGCGACACAATTGGCAAGCGGAGGAATTATCAGTCCGAAGTTTGACGATCAGACTGAAATTTATGCTGCCATCATGCAACTTATTGACACCGGTAAGGCGAACGTTGCGTCGGATACCGGAATCCAGAAACCATCTGATGATGATTTGTTTTACGGCGGCGACATTGACAAGTGGGTGAAATTTGCAAATACATTCAAGTTAAAGTTATACAATCAGACAAGATTATCTCCTAATTTCGACCAGACCGGCTTTGATGCATTAATAACCGGAGGTAATTTCTTTACATCAAACGATGACGATTTCCAGTTCAATCATTACAATGCATTATCGCCATCTGATGAGAGAAATAAATTTTTCCTTGAATCATACAACAGCACACAATTCTCAACTTACATGAGTCCTTGGTTTTATGAAATCCTTAAAGGTGTAAATCCAAACATACACTTTGGAAATCAGGATCCAAGAATTCCGTACTATTTCTTTAATCAACTTGAAGACGGACAGCTGCCTATCGACCTTGGAGACCCTGTAACCGGCAATCCAAAAGCGGATTACTGGGATGCTTCATCAGGGTTCTTTACCATTCGATTTGGAAGTATCGGCCCATATAGGGATTTCAGCACAGAAAATTCATACACTTATCCTGGAATCTTTCCAACAGGCGGCCGTTATGATGATAATCAGGGAGGAAATATCAACGCCATGATGAGTGGTACTCCAGGAGCTCCTGCAAAGCCTACCGGAATCGCACCACACAGGATACTGACTTATGCAGAGTTCCTTTATATTCAGGCTGAATTAATACATGTAGGGAAACTTACAGGCAACGAAACCACAAAACTTCGTGATGCCATGGAAGCTAGTTTTGATAAAGTTGACGAGGTTGTCATAGCGAACAATGCGCCACAAGACATTCCGCTGTTTACGGACGCTGCGATGGTTCCTGTCAAAACAGCCTTCATTGATGGTGTTATCAACGAATTCAATGCGGCTTCAGAAGCAAAAAAATTAGAAATTATCATGACCCAAAAATGGGTAGCTACATTTGGAGATCCTTTCGATCAATACAATGATTACAGAAGGACCGGATATCCTATACTGGCAAATCCAAACAGCCCAACTCAGGAATACCAGTTAAATAATGGTGATGCTTTCCCGCTGTTAGATTCTCAGACTGTACTTAATAATCCTTACCCGCTGTCTTTCTATTGGCCACAAAGTGAATTGGAGGT
This genomic stretch from Flavobacterium pallidum harbors:
- a CDS encoding SusD/RagB family nutrient-binding outer membrane lipoprotein; translation: MKISKKIYRNKSKIFLLAGTLAFLSCQDYLDVDTDKDNSTDAPLSLLLTNIEVSVDNTTDFLNYTGDILQVYTHQMVVREEQDQYGTKVNNINVLNEWNNTYLTLTNIESLINQATESGDMVYVGIAQLQKAYLMSVAVDLWGDVPFTEATQLASGGIISPKFDDQTEIYAAIMQLIDTGKANVASDTGIQKPSDDDLFYGGDIDKWVKFANTFKLKLYNQTRLSPNFDQTGFDALITGGNFFTSNDDDFQFNHYNALSPSDERNKFFLESYNSTQFSTYMSPWFYEILKGVNPNIHFGNQDPRIPYYFFNQLEDGQLPIDLGDPVTGNPKADYWDASSGFFTIRFGSIGPYRDFSTENSYTYPGIFPTGGRYDDNQGGNINAMMSGTPGAPAKPTGIAPHRILTYAEFLYIQAELIHVGKLTGNETTKLRDAMEASFDKVDEVVIANNAPQDIPLFTDAAMVPVKTAFIDGVINEFNAASEAKKLEIIMTQKWVATFGDPFDQYNDYRRTGYPILANPNSPTQEYQLNNGDAFPLLDSQTVLNNPYPLSFYWPQSELEVNSNAPTQKVTLGEYRIFWDIN